From a single Amphiprion ocellaris isolate individual 3 ecotype Okinawa chromosome 18, ASM2253959v1, whole genome shotgun sequence genomic region:
- the LOC111589182 gene encoding microfibril-associated glycoprotein 4-like — protein sequence MCLQKLLKNDGLEKMHLLTQSKNYELRVDMEDFEGQKVFAAYASFSVGPESEGYKLNLGSFLNGAAGDSLTYHNGRRFTTTDKDQDSSDSNCARSAYGAFWYGVCFEANPNGIYAWGPSPHAAGVQWKTFKGFDYSLKTMTMKIRPRPVVATGIGTTAITEAW from the exons ATGTGTCTCCAGAAGCTGCTGAAAAATGATG GCCTGGAGAAGATGCACCTGCTGACCCAGTCCAAGAACTACGAGCTGAGAGTCGACATGGAAGACTTCGAGGGTCAGAAAGTCTTTGCTGCTTACGCTTCCTTCTCTGTGGGTCCAGAGTCGGAGGGATACAAGCTAAATCTGGGGAGTTTCCTCAATGGGGCAGCAG GGGATTCTCTGACTTACCACAACGGGCGTAGGTTCACCACCACCGACAAAGACCAAGATTCAAGTGATTCAAACTGCGCCAGGTCAGCCTATGGTGCATTCTGGTATGGGGTGTGCTTCGAAGCCAACCCAAATGGTATCTACGCCTGGGGGCCTTCACCCCATGCAGCTGGTGTTCAGTGGAAAACTTTTAAAGGCTTTGATTACTCCCTGAAAACCATGACAATGAAGATTAGACCAAGACCAGTTGTTGCTACTGGTATAGGGACCACAGCGATAACTGAAGCATGGTAG